In Patescibacteria group bacterium, the genomic window TGTCGTTGTCCGCATCCGACAATTTCTCCTCCGAAAGAATCCTTGATTATTGGCGGAAAAATTAAATCCGCGTTAATTACTTTACCTGAATCTTCAGGATCCGGCTTTTGATAAAATGATACTCTATTTCTGTCATAATTTCTAATCCAAAACGGAGTTTTGAAGTTAAAAATCTCAGCCAATTTAATTTCTCCACCAGATGAAATATCACGACCTAATTCAGTAAAATTAACAAGGTCTCTATTTCCGTTCTCAATCAACGCGTCAACCGCTTCATTAAATGTAATTTCGGGAAATTCTTTTAACTCTAAAATTTTATTTAAACTTGATAATGTTTCTTTGTAATCTAAACTTATTTTCTCTAAAATGTTCGGCATTAACAGCAAAGTTTCCGATAGAATTTTAATGTAACCCTCAATAATTGGGGTTAGTTGTCCGATATCACCTTTGATTTCTGCTTCACAATGAAAAAATTGATTCAAATGTCTTTTGTCTGGATTCTCTCCGCGCATTGAAGGTAAATAACAGTAAACTTTATCAATTCCGTTTAATAAAAGAGGTTCAAATCCAAATTGAGATGAGTCAACCAAATTTGAATTATATTTTCCAAATTTAATTGGTATGGCTTCTGAATCAGAACCAGATCCCATAGGAGATGATATGCTTGGGGTAAGCATAAATAAATCAATGTTTTTTGCTTTTTGCTCAACTCCGAAATAGTAATCAGATACGGCTTTGATGTAATGTCGCAGTGTTATCAGGGTTTGAAAATAGCCACTTTTCGTCAATTCCAAATAATGTGTCTTTGGATTATATTCTGGCAAAACAAAAAGCTTTGGATCACCACCTTTAAACTTTAAATCATCATCTCTAATTTGGTTTTTTAAATAATCTGGAATCATATTTATTAATGTTCAATTATTCTGATTTTAACATCATCGGTGTTTGCGGAAATTTCTAAACTACCTCCTATCGGCATAGTAGCAATTGGAGTTGTGTGTCCGAAATCTACATTAGCCACAACTGGAATATTCTGTAATTCTTTTTTTGTATTTATAATTTTCTGTAATAGCTCTTTTGTCATATTAGTTTCTTTTTGAAACCGACCAATCAAAATTCCTTTAACGCCACCAAAATCTAATTGATGAATTAATGATTGTAATTGTCGGTCAAAAAGTGGTGGATTTATTTCAGCATCTTCCTCAAGAATTAAAATAGAATCATCAAGCCCCGACCAATACTCTGTTCCTTGTAATATATTCAGACATCGAGCGTGTCCTCCCACAATACGACCAAAAGCCTGCCCTGGATTTAACACCCAATAATCATCATTTTGAATAAATTCTCTTTTTTCTTGAGATATATACCAAGGATCATCACTCCATTCCGTTGACGACATCAAATCAAAAGCCTTATCTTCCATACAGCATTTTTCAAAATATTCTTGCGAATATTCAAATCCGTGTTTCATTGCCCAGCTTGAAAAATGGGGCCCTATATAGGTAATCATTCCTGTTTTAGCAGTAATCGCATTTGCCAAGGCGGTTACATCAGAAAAACCGCAGATAATTTTGGGATTTTGAGCAATTAATTCATAATCAATATATTGAAGCAATTGATTTGAATTATACCCGCCGATAACAGTCAAGATTGCGTCAACCTCTTTGTCTTTAAACGCATCGTGCAGATCCTTAACCCTTGATTCTATGGAAGATGAATTGAACTCATCCATCTCATCAACATGCTTACCAAAAGATAATTTAAATCCGAATTTTTCAAGCCGATTAATTGCTTCTTTTTTGCTGTCTTTTGACAAAAGTTTTAAGCTCCTAACAGGAGCTACGACTCTGATATGAGCACCTTTTTTAAAAATTTTAGGCTTGATGATGTTTTTAATTTCAGTCATATTTTTAAATTTATTTTAATAACTCTAATGATCCTTTTATTTTCTTTTCATCATCTGTCAAATTCTTTTTTGCGAACAGTTCATTCTCGAAAGATCTGACAAACTCTACAATAACATCGGATGTCTGCCCTTCTAATTCCGGAAACTCTTTTTTTTCAAAATCTGAAATAATTTGAGCCAAACTTTTAATATTTATCCCTGACTTTGCTCGAAAATAGCTTAGAGATCTAACATATTTTTTTAAAATCCTGTTCCGATTATTCTGTCCAAACGGACGAAGTCCTTCACGGTATAATACAGTGCTTGTAATAACAGCATCCTCAAATTTTCTCTTAATAGCTTCATTCTCGATACTACTTAATCCAATCACAGGTGTACAGTCTTGGACATGGTCTAGTCCGTGTATTTGTTTTAAAAGCGTAGTCGAACCAAGTGCGATCTCTACTCCTAACTGCTTTTTAGCATCCTCAAGGAGAATAATGTTTCCTATGTCATCAAAACCATCCTCATTTACATTTCTCAAAGCAATATTAAAATTTCTACCACTTATACCCTCCATACCGATTTTATGTCTATAATACTCAGGGTTCCTGCTATCTATTTCCAGATTATTCTCACCATATCGCTGTCTACAAGCATTCATCAAATCCACATCTGTTGAGCTGACGCGAATCAGTATGTTTTCCGAAAAAATACCTAGCCGTTTTTCAAAAAAATCAAAAGTTTCATCACATGCTTCATGTAGTCTTTCAGGGGGAGTTATTGCGCCAATGCTTGTAAAATATGACCCCCAGCTTGAGGTATAATTATCGTCTAGTAATTTATTCACATTTCTTGTTCTAAGACAATCCTGACGCATAAACAGTCCTGGGTTTGGTATGTTATTTTCAGCCAAATAAGGCTTGAAGACACTGATATGTGAACCTATAAATCTAGTAGTTGGATCAACTCCTGAGCTAATTTGAACAGGGGGTTCTTCTTTATAGCCAATTTCGGAATAATGTTCCTTAAAATTAGCTACCAAAGATTCAACGTATTCTTTTGCAGTTTCTGGTGGAAATTTTTCTTTACCGTAAATATTACACTCTGGTTTACTTTCCGAATTTTGTTCATTTTTATTAAAATTTGGGTTAAATTTTTCTGACATATTATTTAAATTTACATACTATTAAGATTAAAAACTTGTTTCTTCTAAACAAGCATGAAGCTAATTTGCCCATTGTTTTTAATATAAACTTAGGTGTTTCCATAATTAACGGATTTCCAAAATATTCAATTTTCATACCAGCTATTTCTTTTTCTGATCCTTCGCTAACTTTTTGAAATATCTTTTTAATTTCATCTATTTTATAAAATTTTTCGGTATCAAGTTTGTAGCCGGGAATAAATTTCAATATTTTCAAAATCCATGCTTTTAATATCGGTCCTGAATAAAAATTCGGCATTCCAACGGCAACAACTCCAGATTTATTACAAACGCGAATCATTTCTTTTGTTATGGATTCTATACTATCTAATGTGTAATGTTCAATCACTCCTATATTCCAAACAAAATCAAAACTATCATCTTTAAACGGCATTGAGAATATATCTCCTTCAAAAAATTTAATATCTTGGGCGTCAAACCTATCGGCTAAATACCTTGAATACTCCAGAGCGGTGGAAGAAATATCCAATAATATTTTATTATAACTTTTATCTAACAATATAGTAGCTTTACCCGATCCGCTTCCAGCCTCTAATACAGTTTTTAAATTACCTTTAAACATTATTTGATTTACGAAGCTGGTTAACTCAGCATAATAATCTTTCCACCAAAACGAAGAAAAATTTTTACTATCGTTTCTTTCTAATTCAACCTTAAATATCTTACTCCAATGAGCGTTCTCATGTTCTATTATCTCTTGCGTGTTATCACTCATATATTTTTATTCTCAGATAACTCAAATCGTAATGCTTTCAAAAAATCTTTTAAA contains:
- a CDS encoding class I SAM-dependent methyltransferase, coding for MSDNTQEIIEHENAHWSKIFKVELERNDSKNFSSFWWKDYYAELTSFVNQIMFKGNLKTVLEAGSGSGKATILLDKSYNKILLDISSTALEYSRYLADRFDAQDIKFFEGDIFSMPFKDDSFDFVWNIGVIEHYTLDSIESITKEMIRVCNKSGVVAVGMPNFYSGPILKAWILKILKFIPGYKLDTEKFYKIDEIKKIFQKVSEGSEKEIAGMKIEYFGNPLIMETPKFILKTMGKLASCLFRRNKFLILIVCKFK
- a CDS encoding amino acid--tRNA ligase-related protein; translation: MIPDYLKNQIRDDDLKFKGGDPKLFVLPEYNPKTHYLELTKSGYFQTLITLRHYIKAVSDYYFGVEQKAKNIDLFMLTPSISSPMGSGSDSEAIPIKFGKYNSNLVDSSQFGFEPLLLNGIDKVYCYLPSMRGENPDKRHLNQFFHCEAEIKGDIGQLTPIIEGYIKILSETLLLMPNILEKISLDYKETLSSLNKILELKEFPEITFNEAVDALIENGNRDLVNFTELGRDISSGGEIKLAEIFNFKTPFWIRNYDRNRVSFYQKPDPEDSGKVINADLIFPPIIKDSFGGEIVGCGQRQDNTQEMIDSLSRQSIESEPYEWYIDLRNLPNYEITSGFGLGIERFIIWSLCRDDIKDVIPYPRLKNIKTYP
- a CDS encoding S66 peptidase family protein, with protein sequence MTEIKNIIKPKIFKKGAHIRVVAPVRSLKLLSKDSKKEAINRLEKFGFKLSFGKHVDEMDEFNSSSIESRVKDLHDAFKDKEVDAILTVIGGYNSNQLLQYIDYELIAQNPKIICGFSDVTALANAITAKTGMITYIGPHFSSWAMKHGFEYSQEYFEKCCMEDKAFDLMSSTEWSDDPWYISQEKREFIQNDDYWVLNPGQAFGRIVGGHARCLNILQGTEYWSGLDDSILILEEDAEINPPLFDRQLQSLIHQLDFGGVKGILIGRFQKETNMTKELLQKIINTKKELQNIPVVANVDFGHTTPIATMPIGGSLEISANTDDVKIRIIEH